A segment of the Aureliella helgolandensis genome:
GTTAAACGACTTGCAGAGTCCGTTCACATTCAGTCGAGACATCGATTGCTTTGCACTAAAATTAAGAATTGAACTTCAAAGAATTATCACTGCAGGCTCATCCCTATCTTCACAAGTCTGTTTGGTGATTGTCAACTCACCCAGCCAGGAAAGATGGCCCCGACACCATCATCGGTGGGACTCCACATCCCCTACAGTTCCCGCATCAACATTTGCATGTCTTCCCACACCAGCTTCTTCGCACTCTCGTTGCGGAGCAGATAGGAAGGATGATACGTGACGACCACTTGGGCCCCAGCATACTGATGAAACCTTCCACGCAGACGGCCGATGGACAGCTTGGACTGCAACAACGACTGGACGGCCACCGCCCCTAGACACACAATGAACTTCGGCTGCAACACGTCCAATTGCGAAGCAGCGAAATGGCGACAGAATCCAATCTCCTCGGGAATGGGAGTTCGATTCTGCGGAGGTCGACACTTGAGCGCATTGAGAATGTAGACCTCCTCACGATTCAATTTCATCGCCTGGATGATTTTGGTCAGCAACTGCCCAGCCTTGCCGATGAAAGGTTGCCCCGACCGATCTTCTTCTGCGCCAGGAGCTTCCCCCATAAAACAAACCGTCGGTCGAAGCTGTCCAGCTCCAAACACCGTTTGCTGGCGATAATTCACGATCCCCGCACATTCGCGGCACTGCTTGACCTGCGCATCTAAGGCCTGCAGTCGAGCCTGCCGCTGATCCTCCTCAAGCACCGGCAACGCCCAAGCCGCCGGGACTCCTAGCCCTATCGCTTCGGGCTCTTTCCCTGCCAGGCCACTGGAAGCTGCTCCCATTGCCGCGGGAGCGACCGCTGCAGTCTTAGCAACTCCTGCGGGATTCTTTTCGCTGCCGACCGGTTCGGCGTTGGCAGACACTCCTTGCCCCTCACTGGCGGCAGACCGCGAATTCACTGCAGGAACCCCCTGGTCTGAATTTCCAGGAGCCGCTCCCGCTTCGAGGCCCGCCACGCCCGCTTGGCGTGCCAAGCCTCCCGCCTGCAATTGGGCAAAGTGCGCCAACAACTCAGCCGGCAAGGCATCGGTCGACGACCTCTCAATACGCTGCAAGCCGCACCGACGACTAGTCTCCAATATCTGAGTAATGCTTTGCTGCAACTGCTGAATGTCCATCAACTCCCTTTCACTCCTCGCGGTTCGATCGCCCGTGCATCTATCGGACGCATCGAAAAGCCCCTAGGAGCAGATAATTCGATCCGATTCCCTCGCGTACTAGCAGGGGTACTATTAAACTGTGTGCACTACCGATCTCTCAAGCCCTGCCGCGAGGCGATTCAACGCCCCGAAACTCCCCAGAAGTGCTAAGAGCTGAGGTAGTTTTACGGCTTTGCAGCCTTTTTGACAGTCGCCCCCCCTAGAGGAACAGCGACGCGTCTCAACTCGCACAACAAGTTTTCGTTCCATGGCTGTACCTCGCGTCGCAATTGTCGGCCGTCCGAATGTGGGCAAAAGCAGTATTTTCAACTGGCTAGACGGACGACGACTAGCCATTGTAGACGATCGCGCCGGGGTCACGCGTGATCGCTTGGTAACGCTGATCGAACACGATGGGCATTACTTTGAACTGATCGACACGGGAGGCATGGGACACCTCGATAGCGACAATCTTACCAAAGATGTTGAGCAACAGATCACCGCCGGAATCGAAGAGGCCGACCTGATTCTGTTTGTCGTCGATACCAAAGCTGGCCTGACTTCTCTCGATGAATTTGTCGCAGAACGCCTTCATAAAGTCGAAAAGCCGGTATTGCTGCTAGCCAATAAGACCGACCATGCGGGGCTGGACAACAGCGCGCTGGACTTCCATCGTCTCGGTCGCGGTTGGCTGATCCCGGTCAGCGTACTTCAGAACCGCAATCGCCAAGAATTATTCGATGAAATCCTAGCCCGACTTCCGGACTATGAAAACGAAGAGGGAACCGGCGACGCGCCTCACATGAAGCTAGCGATCGTGGGCCGCCGCAACGTTGGTAAGAGCACGTTTGTCAATTCGCTCGCCCAGGCGCAGCGGGTTATTGTTAGCGAAGTCCCCGGCACAACTCGCGATAGTGTCGACGTCCACTTCAACCTCGACGGCCATCGCTTTGTCGCGATTGACACTCCCGGCTTGCGGCGCACGAAGAGCATCCGAACCGATATCGATTTCTATGGCTTGCACCGCGCACAACGCAGCGTTCGCCGCTCCGATGTCACGTTGCTATTTTTCGATTGCATGGAGGCGATCAGCAAGGTCGACAAGCAGCTCGCACACTACATCGAGCAGAACTCGAAACCCTGCATCTTCGTCGTGAACAAGTGGGACAAAGTCGCCGACACCGTTCCTACCGAACGTTGGGTTCGCTACCTGCGCGAGCACTTTCCCACCATGGCCTATTGCCCCATCGCCTTCATTACTGGCCAAACCGGCAAGAACATGAAGGCCCTGCTGAACCATGCACAGATGTTGTTCAAGCAAGCCCAAACCCGAGTGTCCACTCCCAAGATCAACAAGCTCCTGCGAGCCGCCTTGCAGAAACAACAACCACCTCTATATCTGAATCGTCGTCCCAAGGTTTACTTTGGCTCGCAAATTGCCATCACACCTCCGACGATCATCATGATGGCGAATATGCCTCAAGGCTTTCCGCCCAGCTACCGTCGCTATCTAATCAATGTTTTCCGTGATCACCTTCCATTTGGCGAAGTCCCAATCCGGCTGTTCATCGATAAACGCGAAAGTCAGACACCGGAAGAACGCAAGAAAAACGCCAAACTAGCCGAAATGGGCGAGCAGGCTGAGGACGAATTCGGACCTCAAGACAACTACCCTGGCAACTGACGCCTCGTCTCGAATTAGCTGCCTCGAATTAGCCGCTTCCATATCGACTTTCGGGTGAACTTGTTGGCATGTACGGGCCCCGCCCGTTGGGATCAAGTCCTAGCGGCTTGCATGTTGAGCAACATGCTATTGGTAGAGAACCACCAAGCCAAACGCGAGCGACCCTGTGCATTGGAAAAAGGTGCACTGGAAAAATCATTGGGGCAAACGTGCAAGCTGGCCACCCAGAATATCACTGGCTGCGGCATTGCTTCACTGCCCCCTAAACTTCAATTCAGATGAAATGCCCCGCGCCCTAGGAGAAACACCCCATGGCTGCCCAAAAAATCCTGTTCATCGTCGGTGACTTCGTCGAAGATTACGAAATCATGGTACCGTTTCAGATGCTCACCATGGTGGGGCATACGTGCCACTGCGTCAGCCCTGGGAAAACAGCTGGCGACACTGTTGCGACCGCCATTCACGACTTCGAAGGGCACCAAACGTACACCGAAAAACCTGGCCACAATTTCGCCCTCAATGCGACTTTTGCGGACACCCAAGCCGAGGACTACGACGCGTTGGTCCTGCCCGGCGGCCGCGCCCCCGAGTACTTGAGACTCGACGCTCGAGTCGTGGAGCTCGTACAGCAGTTTCACGCAGCCAAAAAGCCAATTGCAGCGGTCTGCCATGGCCCCCAGATTCTGGCCGCAGCAGGCATTTTGTCGGACCGCGATTGCAGCTGCTATCCTGCGGTGAGCCCTGAAGTGCAATTGGCGGGTGGCCGCTACGTTGCAACCGCAACAGGTTTTGACAACGCGCATGTCGACGGCAATTTAGTCACCGCCCCAGCCTGGCCAGCCCATCCCGCCTGGATGCGCGAGTTTCTTAAAGTGTTAGGCAGTAAAATCGAAGCCTAGCATTCCACCAGCTGCCGGGTTTAGAAGTAGAGCAGGGGAGGGATTCGCCAGAATTCCCACCGATTCCGGCATCGGACTAGGCAAGCTAGAAAGCCCAGCTTCCCATGAAAAATATTTTGGGGTGTGAAGCGGCCGAAATGGGGTTGCGATATTTGTGGGTTTGTTTAACATCCTAGGCCTACGAAGCGGGAGTCAATCACCGATTGAATTCCGTTATCTAACCAAGCCTCCGTAGCTCAGTTGGTTAGAGCAGCTGACTCTTAATCAGCGGGTCCAAGGTTCGAGTCCTTGCGGGGGTACTATCTAAACCCTAGGGAAATCATCATTTCTCTAGGGTTTTCTTATGGAATCAACTGTTTTGTGTCAGTTCGGTTTTCCTGCCCCAGGTCGCTATCGGGGTGCTATCAGGCGCTGGCCTGTGACAAAAGCACTGACAGCTGTTTGGCGGCGTCTTGCTCGGCCCCAGGAAGCAAATGCCCGTAGGTGTCGAGCGTCAGCGTGATGCTGCTGTGACGCATGATGGACTGGATTACCTTCACGTTGACTCCCGCGATGGCGAGCCAGGCGCCGCACGTGTGACGGAGTGCGTGAAAATCTAAGGACTCGCCAGCTTGATTCAATGGCGATAGGAAATCCGGTGACGGTTTGCTGGGCTTGGTGGCGAGCCAAGCAGCTCGAGCGATGGCCAGATCCTCCCTCAGCAGTTCAGCACTGCGTTCCGGAATATGTAGCGGAAGAGCGTCGCGCAATCGCC
Coding sequences within it:
- a CDS encoding uracil-DNA glycosylase, producing MDIQQLQQSITQILETSRRCGLQRIERSSTDALPAELLAHFAQLQAGGLARQAGVAGLEAGAAPGNSDQGVPAVNSRSAASEGQGVSANAEPVGSEKNPAGVAKTAAVAPAAMGAASSGLAGKEPEAIGLGVPAAWALPVLEEDQRQARLQALDAQVKQCRECAGIVNYRQQTVFGAGQLRPTVCFMGEAPGAEEDRSGQPFIGKAGQLLTKIIQAMKLNREEVYILNALKCRPPQNRTPIPEEIGFCRHFAASQLDVLQPKFIVCLGAVAVQSLLQSKLSIGRLRGRFHQYAGAQVVVTYHPSYLLRNESAKKLVWEDMQMLMREL
- the der gene encoding ribosome biogenesis GTPase Der, with product MAVPRVAIVGRPNVGKSSIFNWLDGRRLAIVDDRAGVTRDRLVTLIEHDGHYFELIDTGGMGHLDSDNLTKDVEQQITAGIEEADLILFVVDTKAGLTSLDEFVAERLHKVEKPVLLLANKTDHAGLDNSALDFHRLGRGWLIPVSVLQNRNRQELFDEILARLPDYENEEGTGDAPHMKLAIVGRRNVGKSTFVNSLAQAQRVIVSEVPGTTRDSVDVHFNLDGHRFVAIDTPGLRRTKSIRTDIDFYGLHRAQRSVRRSDVTLLFFDCMEAISKVDKQLAHYIEQNSKPCIFVVNKWDKVADTVPTERWVRYLREHFPTMAYCPIAFITGQTGKNMKALLNHAQMLFKQAQTRVSTPKINKLLRAALQKQQPPLYLNRRPKVYFGSQIAITPPTIIMMANMPQGFPPSYRRYLINVFRDHLPFGEVPIRLFIDKRESQTPEERKKNAKLAEMGEQAEDEFGPQDNYPGN
- a CDS encoding DJ-1/PfpI family protein, with the translated sequence MAAQKILFIVGDFVEDYEIMVPFQMLTMVGHTCHCVSPGKTAGDTVATAIHDFEGHQTYTEKPGHNFALNATFADTQAEDYDALVLPGGRAPEYLRLDARVVELVQQFHAAKKPIAAVCHGPQILAAAGILSDRDCSCYPAVSPEVQLAGGRYVATATGFDNAHVDGNLVTAPAWPAHPAWMREFLKVLGSKIEA
- a CDS encoding tyrosine-type recombinase/integrase, which translates into the protein MREDHIYLKARHAKNGKQAKQYVSSDLHGRLRDALPLHIPERSAELLREDLAIARAAWLATKPSKPSPDFLSPLNQAGESLDFHALRHTCGAWLAIAGVNVKVIQSIMRHSSITLTLDTYGHLLPGAEQDAAKQLSVLLSQASA